A window from Lagopus muta isolate bLagMut1 chromosome 5, bLagMut1 primary, whole genome shotgun sequence encodes these proteins:
- the HPS6 gene encoding Hermansky-Pudlak syndrome 6 protein, whose amino-acid sequence MKPSGTLRQLSDFSDLSRGRRLQELLCHGEEPRRVRPSPDGRHLVVLQENRPPPLPQVVAFQLRGGGEAELERSWRPPQPALAGLVFPQSPAAPGRWALGIVWEHGRAELWRFVSVAGWQLLQTVELCQGARARVVSVCSQAASLVWCEERPPLDTRSDISKCAFRFCVCARTLELGEQGVRLGPVRIVLHNCPEYQVLASPWHVFLVPASGSFATASKFLLIWHPEQAKLTIAAPSAGFVHSKVLHSSSESDFRKLLLGSVGLLSALAPLDIHTCAVSSCGALLLVSRKGAVNMLEADGTQRHVFDLEAEPLARGDAVELKTYGSILACVLAGVLYLVNQNSGRVIEKKILSMKEVHFLESPEEEDSIQFLAPTGIYSFSFSNLEDSGRPEPCLVEMVFEEACRYYQRRSLSSSKLTVEKLKKGGVFQAPVALTAILQHSLHQKQKPARGLQDTYAKLLSTISLELQSYLSLELLKTCVVSASESKMESYCEELVEQEVSRVLHSDMDKDNLAYLNSVFTSFPRAAWKATRSCLQLQQNGDGLLVARATPEVWKKVLGGPQQEEVGQNGVVPLFELICASFLRFKPKWLPNFVELTQQYVSISWPYSSKEGPEGRMPLYKRALGVLARKSKHSEVDDELELELLLCSKRPKAVLQALHLLIRLKQWQRVVEVAEKFSKLSPLLNKEIFTTLLAEFAQHRELDPYLDTLWLLCPAELSTSDILTVVLQHLPCSQQDPVPFSSEGNQLTVGLLKPLLQRVMQRPCVQDEMYSDALQSPTFPPPTPPREHKNPPKAAGSDAPQPAGARTSASALVRGDTV is encoded by the coding sequence ATGAAGCCGTCCGGGACGCTGCGGCAGCTCTCCGACTTCAGCGACCTGAGCCGGGGCcggaggctgcaggagctgctgtgccacGGCGAGGAGCCCCGACGCGTCCGGCCCAGCCCCGACGGGAGGCACCTCGTGGTGCTGCAGGAGAACCGGCCGCCCCCCCTGCCCCAGGTGGTGGCCTTCCAGCTGCGGGGCGGCGGCGAGGCCgagctggagaggagctggCGGCCCCCGCAGCCTGCCCTGGCGGGACTGGTCTTCCCGCAGAGCCCCGCGGCGCCGGGCCGCTGGGCGCTGGGCATCGTGTGGGAGCACGGCCGTGCCGAGCTCTGGCGCTTCGTCTCGGTGGCGGgttggcagctgctgcagacggtggagctgtgccagggtgCCCGGGCGCGTGTCGTGTCCGTGTGCAGCCAGGCGGCCAGCCTGGTGTGGTGCGAGGAGAGGCCGCCCCTGGACACTCGCTCGGACATCAGCAAATGTGCCTTCAGGTTCTGCGTCTGTGCCCGCACCCTGGAGCTGGGGGAGCAAGGTGTGCGGCTGGGCCCTGTGAGGATAGTCCTGCACAACTGCCCCGAGTACCAGGTCCTGGCCTCTCCTTGGCACGTCTTCCTGGTGCCCGCTTCTGGCAGCTTTGCCACCGCCTCCAAGTTCCTCCTCATCTGGCATCCCGAGCAGGCAAAGCTCACCATCGCAGCCCCCTCCGCAGGCTTTGTCCacagcaaggtgctgcactCCAGCAGCGAGTCGGACTTCAGGAAGCTCCTGCTTGGCTCCGTGGGTCTCCTCTCAGCTTTGGCACCTCTGGACATTCACACCTGTGCTGTGTCCAGCTGTGGGGCTCTGTTGCTGGTGAGCAGAAAGGGTGCTGTGAACATGCTAGAGGCAGATGGGACGCAGAGGCATGTCTTTGACCTGGAAGCAGAGCCTCTGGCCCGAGGTGATGCCGTTGAGCTGAAGACCTATGGTAGCATCTTGGCCTGCGTGCTGGCTGGAGTTCTGTACCTTGTCAACCAGAACAGTGGGAGGgtcatagaaaagaaaatcctgagCATGAAAGAGGTGCATTTCCTGGAGTCCCCGGAAGAGGAAGATAGCATTCAATTTCTCGCTCCAACTGGCATCTACAGCTTTAGTTTCTCCAACCTTGAGGACAGTGGCAGGCCTGAGCCGTGCCTGGTGGAGATGGTATTCGAGGAGGCCTGCAGGTACTACCAGAGAAGGAGTCTCAGCAGCTCCAAGCTGACGGTGGAGAAGTTGAAGAAAGGTGGAGTCTTCCAGGCACCCGTGGCCCTCACTgccatcctgcagcacagccttcaccAAAAGCAGAAGCCAGCCCGAGGCCTCCAAGACACTTATGCCAAGCTGCTGAGCACAATcagcctggagctgcagagctaCCTCAGCCTAGAGCTCCTCAAAACCTGTGTGGTGAGTGCCTCAGAGAGCAAGATGGAAAGTTACTGCGAGGAACTGGTGGAGCAGGAGGTCAGCCGTGTTCTGCACTCTGACATGGACAAGGACAACTTGGCCTACCTGAACTCAGTCTTTACCTCCTTCCCCAGGGCTGCCTGGAAGGCCaccaggagctgcctgcagctacAGCAGAACGGGGATGGCCTCTTGGTGGCCCGGGCCACCCCAGAGGTTTGGAAGAAGGTCCTAGGAGGACCACAGCAGGAGGAGGTGGGGCAGAATGGGGTGGTCCCGCTCTTTGAGCTCATCTGTGCTTCCTTCCTGAGGTTCAAACCCAAGTGGCTGCCCAACTTTGTGGAGCTGACCCAGCAGTACGTGAGCATCTCCTGGCCATACAGCAGCAAGGAGGGCCCAGAAGGCCGCATGCCACTGTACAAGAGAGCCCTGGGAGTGCTGGCCAGGAAGAgcaagcacagtgaggtggatgATGAGTTGGAGCTCgaactgctgctctgcagcaagagACCCAAGGCTGTGCTGCAAGCTCTGCACCTTCTCATCCGCCTGAAGCAGTGGCAGCGGGTGGTGGAGGTGGCAGAGAAGTTCTCTAAGCTCAGTCCTTTGCTTAATAAGGAGATATTCACCACGCTGCTAGCAGAGTTCGCCCAGCACCGGGAGCTGGACCCTTACCTGGACACACTGTGGCTGCTAtgccctgctgagctcagcacttCAGACATCCTCACCGTggtcctgcagcacctcccttgCTCCCAGCAGGACCCGGTGCCCTTCTCAAGTGAGGGGAACCAGCTGACTGTGGGCCTGCTCAAGCCGCTGCTGCAGCGGGTCATGCAGCGTCCCTGCGTCCAGGATGAGATGTACTCAGATGCCTTGCAGAGCCCCAccttcccccctcccaccccaccccGAGAACACAAGAACCCtccaaaagcagcaggcagcGATGCTCCTCAGCCAGCCGGGGCAAGGACTTCTGCCTCAGCACTGGTGCGGGGTGACACTGTGTGA